One stretch of Pradoshia sp. D12 DNA includes these proteins:
- a CDS encoding LysR family transcriptional regulator, with amino-acid sequence MDIKQLRYFVAIAEEKQITRAAKRLHMAQPPLSQQLKRMEDELEVVLFNRKGNTLELTQAGASLYQKAVDIIRVFEEMITETKEMVEGLSGNLRIGVNTFSDYQLAGYLNDFHQKYPNVYYTVYQGNSVELTKMIKEGLLDIGYVIFPIESHEVNILPIKTEPFVYLTNEKIESSETIVSLKSISKKPLILPSNEGLGIYKMIVSEFSRLHIKPLVKSECSDIKLLLQLVKQGFGVTVVPESVVKTYDTHQLYSYQLQEKDLTSTVGVIWSKERYLAKTVENFLSMIKQRTAGSPVTESSDNNQY; translated from the coding sequence ATGGATATAAAACAGTTACGCTATTTTGTAGCCATTGCAGAAGAAAAACAAATTACTAGAGCGGCAAAACGATTGCATATGGCTCAGCCGCCGCTCAGTCAACAATTAAAGAGAATGGAAGATGAATTAGAAGTTGTCCTTTTTAATAGGAAAGGAAACACTCTTGAATTAACTCAGGCAGGAGCCTCTCTCTATCAAAAAGCAGTGGATATCATTAGAGTATTTGAAGAAATGATAACTGAAACGAAAGAAATGGTGGAAGGATTAAGTGGTAATCTCCGCATTGGAGTAAATACATTTTCTGATTATCAATTAGCAGGTTATCTAAATGACTTTCATCAAAAATATCCTAATGTTTATTACACCGTTTATCAAGGGAATTCAGTGGAATTGACGAAAATGATTAAGGAGGGGCTGCTTGACATTGGATATGTCATCTTTCCAATTGAGTCTCATGAGGTGAATATACTGCCCATTAAAACAGAGCCATTTGTTTATTTAACAAATGAAAAAATAGAGAGCTCTGAAACAATCGTTTCTTTAAAAAGCATTAGTAAAAAACCATTAATTCTACCAAGCAATGAAGGATTAGGAATCTACAAAATGATTGTCAGTGAATTCTCAAGGCTGCACATAAAACCGTTAGTGAAAAGCGAATGCTCAGACATCAAGCTATTACTTCAATTGGTAAAGCAGGGATTTGGGGTCACTGTTGTACCGGAATCAGTTGTAAAGACATATGATACACACCAATTATACAGTTATCAGCTTCAAGAAAAAGATTTAACATCTACGGTGGGTGTTATTTGGTCCAAAGAAAGATATCTGGCAAAGACAGTGGAAAATTTCCTGAGTATGATTAAACAAAGAACAGCGGGAAGTCCAGTTACTGAATCAAGTGATAATAACCAGTATTGA
- a CDS encoding aminopeptidase codes for MNFEQKLNKYAELVVKVGVNIQEGQILVISSSIESASFTRQVVKKAYEAGAKHVYVDWADEEVSRIKYELAPDEAFNEFPQWIVAQREELVEKGGAFLSIVSQSPDLLKGIDPNRIASFQKAAGTALNKFRQATQSDKVSWCVTAAAGKAWADKIFPDSENSVELLWDAIFKAVRVDSEDPVAAWKEHDETLRTKADYLNSKKYKVLHYKAPGTDLSIELSDKHIWCGAGSVNSKGISFMANMPTEEVFTVPYKEGVNGTVTSTKPLSYGGNVINNFTLTFEKGKVVDVKAETGENVLKNLLDSDEGSRYLGEVALVPHQSPISDTNILFYNTLFDENASNHLAIGSGYAFCLEGGKEMNEDQLANDGVNISINHVDFMIGSAEMDIDGELADGTKEPIFRKGNWAF; via the coding sequence ATGAATTTTGAACAAAAATTAAACAAATATGCAGAATTGGTTGTTAAAGTGGGAGTCAATATTCAAGAAGGGCAAATTTTGGTAATCTCATCCTCAATTGAATCAGCATCGTTTACACGCCAAGTTGTTAAAAAAGCTTATGAAGCCGGTGCAAAGCATGTATACGTGGATTGGGCTGATGAAGAGGTTAGCAGAATCAAATATGAATTGGCTCCAGATGAAGCCTTTAATGAATTTCCGCAATGGATAGTGGCTCAACGAGAGGAGTTGGTAGAAAAAGGTGGTGCTTTCCTATCAATTGTTTCTCAGAGTCCTGACCTATTAAAAGGAATCGATCCGAATCGAATTGCTAGCTTTCAAAAAGCGGCAGGCACTGCATTAAATAAATTTAGACAAGCTACACAATCTGATAAAGTGAGCTGGTGTGTAACAGCTGCTGCAGGGAAGGCCTGGGCTGACAAGATTTTCCCTGATTCCGAAAACAGTGTGGAATTACTTTGGGATGCGATTTTTAAAGCAGTCCGAGTAGATAGTGAGGATCCAGTTGCTGCTTGGAAGGAACACGATGAAACCCTGCGTACAAAAGCAGACTATTTAAATTCAAAAAAATATAAAGTTCTTCATTATAAAGCGCCAGGAACAGATTTATCCATTGAGCTGTCTGATAAACATATATGGTGCGGAGCCGGTAGTGTGAATTCAAAAGGTATATCGTTTATGGCTAATATGCCAACAGAGGAAGTCTTTACGGTTCCTTATAAAGAAGGCGTGAATGGAACTGTTACAAGCACGAAGCCTTTAAGCTATGGCGGAAATGTCATTAACAATTTCACGTTAACATTTGAAAAAGGAAAAGTTGTAGATGTAAAGGCAGAAACAGGTGAGAATGTTCTTAAGAATCTTCTTGACTCTGATGAAGGATCTCGCTATCTTGGTGAAGTTGCCCTAGTACCTCATCAGTCACCAATCTCTGATACAAATATTTTATTCTATAATACTCTCTTTGATGAAAATGCATCCAATCACTTGGCTATTGGCTCAGGCTATGCTTTTTGTCTTGAAGGAGGCAAAGAGATGAATGAAGATCAATTAGCGAATGATGGTGTCAATATAAGTATTAATCATGTTGATTTTATGATTGGTTCTGCTGAAATGGACATTGATGGAGAATTGGCGGATGGAACAAAAGAACCTATTTTCCGAAAAGGGAATTGGGCGTTCTAA
- a CDS encoding AI-2E family transporter yields MKSKLHFWTLEILLLLLIIFVSTKISFLFNPIGIFISTLFFPILISGFLFYLLNPLLKFMIKRKVPKIIGILIVYIALIGLFIFGGATVGPIVSNQITDIVENTPKIIDDIGRIIEDASDSPLVNYVIQQDIVKIDELKDRLLEFTTTVTKNITTGVSAVFSFITNLTLIIITVPFILFYMLKDGNKLPNAIMRFLPSSFRKEGMVIIQETSETLASYIQGQIIVCIFVGTCCFIGFLILDLPYALTLGLVIAITNIIPYVGPFIGAAPAVVVGLFQSPLTAILVILVIVIVQQIDGNLISPLIIGKSLNIHPLTIILILLVAGSLAGIMGMILAVPTYAVVKTITKNIVRLYRLYKTKTTVITE; encoded by the coding sequence TTGAAATCAAAATTACATTTTTGGACATTGGAAATCTTGTTACTGTTATTGATTATATTCGTAAGTACAAAAATTTCCTTCTTATTTAATCCGATTGGGATCTTCATATCTACGCTTTTTTTCCCAATTTTGATTTCAGGATTTCTGTTTTATTTATTAAATCCACTTTTAAAATTTATGATAAAGCGGAAAGTACCAAAAATCATTGGAATCTTGATCGTATACATAGCCCTGATTGGTTTATTTATATTTGGTGGAGCAACAGTTGGGCCAATCGTTTCGAATCAAATAACAGATATAGTCGAGAATACGCCTAAAATCATTGATGATATTGGAAGAATCATTGAGGATGCATCTGATTCCCCTTTGGTTAATTATGTAATTCAACAGGATATAGTTAAAATAGACGAACTGAAGGACAGATTGCTTGAATTCACAACCACTGTGACAAAGAATATAACGACTGGAGTCTCGGCCGTCTTCTCCTTTATCACAAATCTGACATTAATTATCATAACAGTTCCGTTCATCTTGTTTTATATGTTGAAGGATGGGAATAAACTTCCCAATGCAATCATGAGATTTTTACCATCTTCTTTTAGGAAAGAAGGAATGGTTATTATTCAGGAAACCTCTGAGACATTGGCAAGCTATATACAGGGACAAATTATTGTCTGTATTTTTGTCGGTACGTGTTGTTTTATCGGTTTCTTAATACTGGATTTACCATATGCACTGACGCTGGGATTAGTAATTGCAATTACAAACATTATTCCTTATGTAGGCCCGTTTATTGGGGCTGCACCGGCAGTGGTAGTCGGTCTATTCCAATCGCCGCTAACAGCTATTTTGGTCATCTTAGTGATTGTAATAGTTCAACAAATTGATGGTAATCTGATTTCTCCGTTGATTATTGGGAAATCACTTAATATTCATCCATTGACCATTATCTTGATATTATTGGTTGCAGGAAGTTTAGCTGGTATAATGGGGATGATATTAGCCGTGCCGACCTATGCTGTTGTAAAAACGATCACCAAAAATATTGTAAGGCTCTATAGATTGTATAAGACGAAAACGACTGTTATAACCGAGTAA
- a CDS encoding hemolysin family protein, with translation MDIWNLVFIAILIALTAFFVASEFAIVKIRSSRIDQLLEEGNKKAISTKKIITNLDEYLSACQLGITMTALALGWIGEETFATIISPVISFLTLPDAVAKTLTIILSFMLITFIHVVIGELAPKTVAIQKAESIALLTSKPLMTFYKIMYPFIWALNGSARLIAKSVGVEPASKYEIAHTEEELQIILSESLKSGEINQSEFKYVNNIFEFDNRIAKEIMVPRTEMISLSKDDLVKEFIDVFHAEKFTRYPIIDGDKDHIIGLVNVKEILTDIVQHKQVTTVTLDPYIRPIIRVLDTMPIHDLLVKMQTERIHMAVLMDEYGGTSGLVTIEDIVEEIVGEIRDEFDADEIPEIRKNPDGSYIVDSKVLISEINDLLGTNLDDSDIDTIGGWVLTENYDAKLGDTIDLEGYEVTIIDMEDHHIHYVEIKQKVKEYQIIGIPQKNVAEEDNVLFS, from the coding sequence TTGGACATATGGAATTTGGTTTTTATAGCCATTTTGATTGCATTAACCGCATTTTTTGTTGCATCGGAGTTCGCAATTGTTAAAATTCGTTCTTCACGGATAGATCAATTACTTGAAGAAGGAAATAAAAAGGCAATAAGTACAAAAAAAATCATCACAAATCTGGATGAATACTTGTCTGCCTGTCAGCTTGGCATAACGATGACAGCACTGGCACTTGGCTGGATCGGAGAAGAAACCTTTGCCACTATCATATCTCCAGTAATATCATTCTTGACATTACCGGATGCTGTTGCCAAAACACTGACCATCATTCTCTCTTTTATGTTAATTACATTTATTCACGTAGTCATTGGTGAATTGGCACCAAAGACTGTTGCCATTCAAAAAGCGGAATCAATTGCTCTTCTTACTTCAAAGCCACTTATGACTTTCTATAAAATCATGTATCCTTTTATATGGGCTCTTAACGGGTCAGCAAGGCTGATTGCCAAATCAGTCGGAGTTGAACCCGCATCAAAATATGAGATTGCACATACAGAAGAAGAACTGCAAATTATTTTGTCTGAGAGTTTGAAGAGCGGCGAAATTAATCAATCTGAGTTTAAATATGTGAACAATATATTTGAATTTGATAACCGAATTGCAAAAGAAATTATGGTACCACGAACAGAAATGATTTCCTTATCAAAAGATGACCTCGTAAAGGAATTTATTGATGTATTTCATGCTGAGAAATTCACTCGTTATCCTATTATTGATGGAGATAAGGATCACATCATTGGATTAGTAAATGTAAAAGAAATACTGACAGATATCGTCCAGCATAAACAGGTGACAACTGTCACTCTTGATCCCTACATTAGGCCGATAATCCGTGTCTTAGATACCATGCCGATTCATGACTTATTAGTCAAGATGCAAACTGAACGCATTCACATGGCTGTTCTGATGGATGAGTATGGCGGAACTTCAGGTTTAGTCACTATTGAAGATATAGTTGAAGAAATTGTTGGAGAAATCCGCGACGAATTCGATGCTGACGAGATACCTGAGATTCGTAAAAATCCAGACGGCTCCTATATCGTTGATTCAAAAGTACTTATCAGTGAAATTAATGACTTGCTTGGAACTAATTTGGATGACTCAGATATTGATACAATCGGCGGATGGGTTCTAACCGAAAATTATGATGCCAAGTTGGGGGATACGATTGACCTCGAAGGATATGAAGTAACCATCATCGATATGGAAGACCATCATATCCATTATGTTGAAATTAAGCAAAAGGTTAAAGAATATCAGATAATCGGTATACCACAAAAAAACGTCGCTGAAGAAGATAATGTCCTCTTCTCTTAA